In a single window of the Streptomyces sp. NBC_00353 genome:
- a CDS encoding SGNH/GDSL hydrolase family protein, with product MQNRFASHRSRTAVAVLTVLPVIAAAALTGCDIGQDGTTKGTAAAKHRSSAAHAPVWDRSPGSVAAVGDSITRGFDACSVLTDCPEVSWATGTDSEVRSLAVRLLGTSRAAAHSWNHAETGARIAQLPEQMALAAQQKPDLVTVMIGANDACRDSAEVMTPVADFRASFKASMRQLRSTAPKTQVYVSSVPDLKRLWSTGRGNALGKQIWKLGICRSMLGEADDMSAAAVARRASVQKRVVAYNKVLRDVCAKDLRCRYDGGAVFGYRFTGRQLSQWDWFHPGRNGQARLAEIAYRNVTARKPPA from the coding sequence ATGCAGAATCGTTTCGCAAGCCACCGCTCGCGCACCGCTGTCGCCGTGCTGACGGTGCTTCCGGTCATCGCCGCAGCCGCGCTGACCGGCTGTGACATCGGGCAGGACGGGACGACGAAGGGGACGGCCGCCGCGAAGCACCGCTCCTCCGCTGCGCATGCCCCCGTCTGGGACCGCAGCCCCGGGTCGGTCGCCGCCGTCGGGGACTCCATCACACGGGGGTTCGATGCCTGTTCGGTGCTGACGGACTGCCCGGAGGTATCCTGGGCGACCGGCACGGACAGCGAGGTCCGGAGCCTCGCGGTGCGGCTGCTCGGCACCTCGCGCGCGGCCGCGCACAGCTGGAACCACGCCGAGACGGGCGCCCGGATCGCCCAGCTGCCGGAGCAGATGGCCCTCGCCGCGCAGCAGAAGCCGGATCTGGTGACGGTGATGATCGGCGCCAATGACGCCTGCCGGGACTCGGCGGAGGTGATGACACCGGTGGCGGACTTCCGGGCGTCGTTCAAGGCGTCGATGCGTCAGCTGCGCAGCACGGCGCCGAAGACGCAGGTCTACGTGTCGAGCGTGCCGGATCTCAAGCGCCTCTGGTCGACGGGGCGTGGCAACGCACTGGGCAAGCAGATCTGGAAGCTGGGCATCTGCAGGTCGATGCTGGGCGAGGCGGATGACATGAGTGCCGCGGCCGTGGCACGCCGCGCCTCGGTGCAGAAGCGGGTCGTGGCGTACAACAAGGTGCTGCGGGACGTGTGCGCGAAGGATCTGCGCTGCCGGTACGACGGCGGTGCGGTCTTCGGCTACCGGTTCACCGGCAGGCAGCTCAGCCAGTGGGACTGGTTCCATCCGGGGCGCAACGGACAGGCTCGGCTCGCGGAGATCGCGTACCGCAATGTCACGGCGCGGAAGCCCCCGGCGTAG
- a CDS encoding DUF3145 domain-containing protein produces the protein MTTRGVLYVHSAPRALCPHVEWAVAGVLGARVQLDWIRQPAAPGTWRSEFSWKGAAGTASKLASALRGWDLLRFEVTAEPCATAEGERYSSTPELGIFHAVTGMHGDILVPEDRLRAALARSVRGETDLEAEIAKLLGKPWDDELESFRHAGEGAPVRWLHQVV, from the coding sequence GTGACGACACGTGGAGTTCTGTACGTTCACTCCGCACCGCGCGCGCTCTGCCCACATGTCGAATGGGCGGTGGCGGGTGTCCTCGGTGCGCGGGTCCAGCTCGACTGGATCAGACAGCCGGCCGCGCCCGGCACCTGGCGGTCCGAGTTCTCCTGGAAGGGCGCCGCGGGCACCGCGTCGAAGCTCGCCTCCGCGCTGCGCGGCTGGGATCTGCTGCGCTTCGAAGTGACGGCGGAGCCGTGCGCCACGGCAGAGGGCGAACGCTACAGCTCCACGCCCGAGCTGGGCATCTTCCACGCGGTCACCGGCATGCACGGCGACATCCTGGTGCCGGAGGACCGGCTGCGGGCTGCGCTGGCGCGCTCGGTGCGCGGGGAGACGGACCTGGAGGCGGAGATCGCCAAACTCCTCGGCAAGCCGTGGGACGACGAGTTGGAGTCCTTCCGGCACGCAGGCGAGGGCGCCCCGGTCCGCTGGCTCCACCAGGTGGTGTGA
- the fabF gene encoding beta-ketoacyl-ACP synthase II encodes MNSTNRTVVVTGIGATTPLGGDSASTWEGLMAGRSGVKPLEGERFAELPVRIAALAAVDPGDVLPRPLARKLDRSAQFALIAAREAWADAGFTGKAGEDDAIQPERLGSVIASGIGGVITLLDQYDVLKEKGVRRVSPHTVPMLMPNGPAANVGLEVNAQAGVHTPVSACASGAEAIGYAVEMIRTGRADVVLAGGTEAAIHPLPIAAFANMMAMSKNNDEPQKASRPYDTGRDGFVLGEGAGVVVLESAEHAAARGAKVYCEVLGQGLSADAHHIAQPEPTGRGIAAAMQNLLDQTDLKPSEVVHLNAHATSTPQGDVAELKALRKVLGDDLDHVAISATKSMTGHLLGGAGGIETVATVLALHHRMAPPTINVENLDEAVEADIVRDEPRPLPEGSIAAINNSFGFGGHNVVLAFRSV; translated from the coding sequence GTGAACTCGACCAATCGCACCGTGGTCGTCACCGGTATCGGCGCAACCACTCCGCTGGGTGGCGACTCCGCGTCGACCTGGGAAGGTCTGATGGCCGGTCGTTCCGGCGTCAAGCCTCTCGAGGGCGAACGTTTCGCCGAACTGCCCGTCCGGATCGCTGCCCTCGCGGCCGTCGACCCGGGCGACGTACTGCCCCGCCCGCTCGCCCGCAAGCTGGACCGCTCGGCGCAGTTCGCGCTGATCGCGGCCCGCGAGGCGTGGGCGGACGCCGGCTTCACCGGCAAGGCCGGTGAGGACGACGCGATCCAGCCCGAGCGGCTCGGTTCGGTCATCGCCTCCGGCATCGGTGGCGTGATCACCTTGCTCGACCAGTACGACGTGCTGAAGGAGAAGGGCGTACGCCGCGTCTCCCCGCACACCGTGCCCATGCTCATGCCCAACGGCCCCGCCGCCAACGTCGGCCTGGAGGTCAACGCCCAGGCCGGTGTCCACACCCCGGTCTCCGCCTGTGCGTCGGGTGCCGAGGCCATCGGGTACGCCGTCGAGATGATCCGCACCGGCCGTGCCGACGTGGTCCTCGCCGGTGGCACCGAGGCGGCCATCCACCCGCTGCCGATCGCGGCGTTCGCCAACATGATGGCGATGTCCAAGAACAACGACGAGCCCCAGAAGGCGTCGCGTCCGTACGACACGGGCCGTGACGGCTTCGTGCTCGGCGAGGGTGCCGGTGTCGTCGTCCTGGAGTCCGCGGAGCACGCGGCCGCGCGTGGCGCCAAGGTCTACTGCGAGGTGCTGGGCCAGGGCCTGTCCGCGGACGCCCACCACATCGCCCAGCCCGAGCCGACCGGTCGCGGGATCGCTGCCGCCATGCAGAACCTGCTGGACCAGACGGATCTCAAGCCGTCGGAGGTCGTGCACCTCAACGCGCACGCCACGTCGACGCCGCAGGGTGATGTCGCGGAGCTGAAGGCTCTGCGCAAGGTTCTGGGCGACGACCTCGACCATGTCGCGATCTCCGCGACGAAGTCGATGACCGGTCACCTGCTCGGTGGCGCGGGCGGCATCGAGACCGTCGCGACGGTTCTGGCGCTGCACCACCGGATGGCTCCGCCGACGATCAACGTGGAGAACCTCGACGAGGCGGTGGAGGCGGACATCGTGCGCGATGAGCCGCGGCCGCTGCCGGAGGGGTCGATCGCTGCGATCAACAACTCGTTCGGGTTCGGGGGACACAACGTGGTGCTGGCGTTCCGCAGCGTCTGA
- a CDS encoding acyl carrier protein — MAATQEEIVNGLAEIVNEIAGIPVEDVQLDKSFTDDLDVDSLSMVEVVVAAEERFDVKIPDEDVKNLKTVGDAADYILKHQA; from the coding sequence ATGGCCGCCACCCAGGAAGAGATCGTCAACGGTCTCGCCGAGATCGTCAACGAGATCGCCGGTATCCCGGTCGAGGACGTCCAGCTGGACAAGTCCTTCACCGACGACCTGGACGTCGACTCGCTGTCCATGGTCGAGGTCGTCGTCGCCGCCGAAGAGCGCTTCGACGTGAAGATCCCCGACGAGGACGTCAAGAACCTCAAGACGGTCGGCGACGCTGCCGACTACATCCTGAAGCACCAGGCCTGA
- a CDS encoding ketoacyl-ACP synthase III, which produces MSKIKPSQGAPYARIMGVGGYRPTRVVPNEVILEKIDSSDEWIRSRSGIATRHWASEEETVAAMSVEAAGKAIADAGITPEQIGGVIVSTVSHFKQTPAVATEIAHKVGAGRPAAFDISAGCAGFGYGLTLAKGMIVEGSAEYVLVIGVERLSDLTDLEDRATAFLFGDGAGAVIVGPSNVPAIGPTVWGSEGDKSDTIKQTVAWDEFHAERPEKFPAITQEGQAVFRWAVFEMAKVAQQALDAAGIAPEDLDVFIPHQANMRIIDSMVKTLKLPEHVTVARDVETTGNTSAASIPLAMERLLATGQAKSGDTALVIGFGAGLVYAATVVTLP; this is translated from the coding sequence ATGTCGAAGATCAAGCCCAGCCAGGGCGCCCCGTACGCACGGATCATGGGTGTCGGCGGCTACCGCCCGACCCGTGTCGTGCCCAACGAGGTGATTCTCGAGAAGATTGACTCGTCCGACGAGTGGATCCGCTCCCGGTCCGGCATCGCCACCCGTCACTGGGCCTCCGAGGAGGAGACCGTGGCCGCGATGTCCGTCGAGGCGGCCGGGAAGGCCATCGCCGACGCCGGGATCACGCCCGAGCAGATCGGCGGGGTCATCGTCTCCACCGTCTCGCACTTCAAGCAGACCCCGGCCGTCGCGACCGAGATCGCCCACAAGGTCGGCGCGGGCAGGCCCGCCGCCTTCGACATCTCCGCCGGCTGCGCGGGCTTCGGCTACGGCCTGACCCTCGCCAAGGGCATGATCGTCGAGGGCTCGGCCGAGTACGTGCTGGTCATCGGCGTGGAGCGGCTCAGCGACCTGACCGACCTGGAGGACCGGGCAACGGCCTTCCTCTTCGGCGACGGCGCAGGCGCGGTCATCGTCGGCCCCTCCAATGTGCCCGCCATAGGCCCGACGGTCTGGGGCTCCGAGGGCGACAAGTCCGACACGATCAAGCAGACCGTGGCGTGGGACGAGTTCCACGCCGAGCGTCCCGAGAAGTTCCCGGCCATCACGCAGGAGGGCCAGGCGGTCTTCCGCTGGGCCGTCTTCGAGATGGCGAAGGTCGCCCAGCAGGCGCTGGACGCGGCCGGGATCGCTCCGGAAGACCTGGACGTCTTCATCCCGCACCAGGCCAACATGCGGATCATCGATTCGATGGTGAAGACCCTGAAGCTGCCGGAACACGTCACGGTCGCCCGCGACGTGGAGACCACCGGCAACACCTCCGCCGCCTCGATTCCGCTCGCTATGGAGCGGCTTCTGGCGACCGGTCAGGCGAAGAGCGGCGACACCGCGCTCGTCATCGGCTTCGGGGCGGGTCTCGTCTACGCCGCGACGGTCGTTACTCTCCCCTAG
- a CDS encoding ACP S-malonyltransferase translates to MLVLVAPGQGAQTPGFLTPWLDLPGATDRIAAWSDAIGLDLAHYGTRADADEIRDTAVAQPLLVAAGLLSAAALDASPGVVAGHSVGEITAAALAGVLDDEAALRLVRTRGLAMADAAAITETGMAALLGGEPEVTVPHLEKLGLTPANVNGGGQIVAAGTAAQIAALIEDKPEGVRRVVPLKVAGAFHTHHMAPAVDRLREAAAALTVADPTVTYVSNADGKTVATGDEVISRLVGQVANPVRWDLCMETFKALGVTALIEACPGGTLTGLAKRALPGVQTLALKTPDDLDAARALISEHADA, encoded by the coding sequence GTGCTCGTACTCGTCGCTCCCGGCCAAGGCGCTCAGACGCCCGGCTTCCTGACTCCCTGGCTCGACCTCCCCGGTGCCACCGACCGCATCGCGGCATGGTCCGACGCCATCGGGCTCGACCTTGCCCACTACGGCACCCGGGCCGACGCGGACGAGATCCGCGACACCGCGGTGGCACAGCCGCTGCTGGTCGCCGCGGGTCTGCTGTCCGCTGCCGCGCTTGACGCGTCGCCCGGTGTCGTCGCAGGTCACAGCGTCGGTGAGATCACCGCCGCAGCTCTCGCGGGCGTTCTCGACGACGAGGCCGCGCTCCGTCTCGTACGCACCCGTGGGCTCGCCATGGCCGACGCCGCCGCGATCACCGAGACCGGCATGGCCGCGCTGCTCGGCGGCGAGCCCGAGGTGACGGTCCCGCACCTGGAGAAGCTCGGCCTGACCCCGGCGAACGTCAACGGGGGCGGTCAGATCGTCGCCGCCGGCACCGCCGCGCAGATCGCCGCGCTGATCGAGGACAAGCCCGAGGGCGTGCGCCGCGTGGTGCCCCTCAAGGTCGCCGGCGCCTTCCACACGCACCACATGGCCCCTGCGGTCGACCGGCTCCGCGAGGCCGCCGCGGCACTGACGGTCGCCGACCCGACCGTGACATATGTCTCGAACGCCGATGGAAAGACGGTCGCCACGGGCGACGAGGTCATCTCCCGGCTGGTCGGCCAGGTCGCCAACCCGGTCCGCTGGGACCTGTGCATGGAGACCTTCAAGGCGCTGGGCGTCACCGCGCTCATCGAGGCCTGCCCGGGCGGGACCCTCACCGGTCTCGCCAAGCGCGCACTGCCCGGGGTGCAGACCCTCGCGCTGAAGACCCCCGACGACCTCGACGCGGCCCGCGCGCTCATTTCCGAGCACGCAGACGCCTAA
- a CDS encoding PucR family transcriptional regulator, with the protein MPRSDPEQPAANDAHLHAATLKRLEQSSGRLAANAIARMDESLPWYRAMPPENRSWIGLVAQAGIAAFTEWFRHPETPQAISTDVFGTAPRELTRAITLRQTVEMVRTTIEVMEAAIEEVAAPGDESVLREALLVYAREIAFATAQVYAQAAEARGAWDARLESLVVNAVLSGEADEGAVSRAAALGWNSPEHVCVVLGTAPDGDSELTVEAIRRAARHAKLQVLTGVLGNRLVVIAGGSDNPLHVAKALIGPYAAGPVVAGPVVSDLLAATRSAQAAAAGLKACSAWQDAPRPVLADDLLPERAMAGDPAARDQLVEEIYRPLEEAGSALLETLSVYLEQASSLEGAARMLFVHPNTVRYRLRRVTDVTGWSPSDVRSAFTLRIALILGRLADRDPQS; encoded by the coding sequence GTGCCCCGATCCGATCCTGAGCAGCCCGCTGCGAATGACGCCCACCTGCATGCCGCGACCCTGAAGCGACTGGAGCAGTCCTCCGGCCGGCTGGCCGCGAACGCGATCGCCCGCATGGACGAGTCGCTGCCGTGGTACCGGGCGATGCCACCGGAGAACCGGTCCTGGATCGGCCTGGTGGCCCAGGCCGGAATCGCCGCCTTCACCGAGTGGTTCCGCCACCCGGAGACCCCGCAGGCCATCTCCACCGATGTGTTCGGTACGGCCCCGCGCGAGCTGACCCGGGCCATCACGCTGCGCCAGACCGTCGAGATGGTGCGGACGACGATCGAGGTGATGGAGGCCGCGATCGAGGAGGTCGCCGCGCCCGGCGACGAATCGGTGCTGCGCGAGGCGCTGCTCGTCTACGCGCGGGAGATCGCCTTCGCGACCGCGCAGGTGTACGCGCAGGCCGCCGAGGCGCGCGGCGCCTGGGATGCCCGGCTCGAATCACTCGTGGTGAACGCGGTGTTGTCCGGCGAGGCCGACGAGGGCGCCGTGTCGCGGGCCGCCGCACTCGGCTGGAACTCCCCCGAACATGTCTGTGTGGTCCTCGGTACGGCCCCCGACGGCGACAGCGAACTGACCGTCGAGGCGATCCGGCGGGCCGCCCGGCACGCCAAGCTCCAGGTGCTGACCGGGGTGCTCGGCAACCGGCTGGTCGTCATCGCGGGCGGCAGCGACAACCCGCTGCATGTCGCGAAGGCCCTGATCGGCCCGTACGCGGCCGGTCCCGTCGTGGCCGGACCGGTGGTGTCGGACCTCCTTGCGGCCACCCGGTCCGCGCAGGCCGCCGCCGCCGGGCTCAAGGCGTGCAGCGCCTGGCAGGACGCTCCGCGGCCGGTCCTGGCCGACGATCTGCTGCCGGAGCGCGCCATGGCGGGCGACCCTGCCGCGCGTGACCAACTGGTGGAGGAGATCTACAGACCGCTGGAAGAGGCGGGCTCCGCGCTGCTGGAAACGCTGAGCGTGTATCTGGAACAGGCGAGCAGTCTGGAGGGCGCTGCCCGGATGTTGTTCGTCCACCCCAACACCGTGCGCTACCGGCTCCGACGTGTGACGGACGTCACCGGATGGTCGCCTTCCGATGTCCGCTCCGCGTTCACTCTGCGCATCGCCCTGATTCTGGGGCGTCTGGCCGACAGAGATCCCCAGTCCTAG
- a CDS encoding pirin family protein, translating into MISVQRADDRYTGGDEAAGILSRHAFSFGSFYDPDNLRFGAILACNEERLAPGAGFDEHPHSHTEIVTWVVEGELTHRDSAGHATVVRAGDVQHLSSAAGVRHVERNDGDIPLTFLQMWLAPLEPGGEPSYTTVPGIADSTPYALPEAGAMLHVRRLAAGERTAVPDAARAYVHVIGGEVRLDGETLGPGDAARITGAVGLELVAEAPAQVLVWELSG; encoded by the coding sequence GTGATTTCCGTACAGCGCGCGGACGACCGGTATACGGGCGGCGACGAGGCCGCGGGCATCCTGTCCCGGCACGCCTTCTCCTTCGGCTCCTTCTACGACCCGGACAACCTGCGCTTCGGCGCGATCCTGGCCTGCAACGAGGAACGGCTGGCGCCCGGTGCGGGCTTCGACGAACACCCGCACAGCCACACGGAGATCGTCACCTGGGTCGTCGAGGGTGAACTGACCCACCGCGACTCGGCCGGTCACGCCACGGTCGTACGGGCCGGGGACGTCCAGCACCTCAGCTCGGCGGCCGGGGTACGCCACGTCGAACGCAACGACGGGGACATACCGCTGACGTTCCTTCAGATGTGGCTGGCGCCGCTCGAACCGGGTGGCGAACCCTCGTACACGACCGTCCCCGGCATCGCCGACTCCACCCCGTACGCCCTCCCGGAAGCCGGAGCGATGCTGCATGTGCGCAGGCTGGCCGCCGGGGAGCGCACGGCGGTGCCGGACGCGGCGCGGGCGTATGTGCACGTGATCGGCGGCGAGGTGCGGCTCGACGGCGAGACGCTCGGTCCTGGGGACGCGGCGCGGATCACCGGGGCGGTGGGGCTGGAACTGGTGGCCGAGGCGCCGGCGCAGGTGCTGGTGTGGGAGCTGTCGGGCTGA
- a CDS encoding serine hydrolase domain-containing protein — MQSLAMIENWPVPTAAAAVVRADGTVVGSHGPTAHRFPLASVTKPIAAYAALVAYEEGAVELDEPAGPEGSTVRHLLAHTSGLAFDEHRVTAAPGTRRLYSNAGFEVLGDHIAKATDIPFPEYVRQAVLEPLGMASTTMDGSPARDGVSTVDDLLRFAAEVQAPRLLDPRTVLAAQTVVHPGLKGVLPGYGHQNPNDWGLGFEIRDHKSPHWTGSSSSPATFGHFGQSGTFLWIDPAAGAACIALTDRAFGPWATEVWPPLTDAVLAELVRSAG, encoded by the coding sequence ATGCAGAGCCTGGCGATGATAGAGAACTGGCCCGTCCCCACCGCGGCGGCCGCCGTCGTACGAGCGGACGGCACCGTCGTCGGCAGTCACGGGCCGACCGCGCACCGCTTCCCGCTCGCCTCCGTCACCAAGCCGATCGCCGCCTATGCCGCGCTCGTGGCGTACGAGGAAGGCGCGGTGGAGCTCGACGAACCGGCCGGACCCGAGGGTTCCACCGTCCGGCATCTGCTCGCGCACACCAGCGGGCTCGCCTTCGACGAACACCGGGTGACGGCCGCTCCCGGCACCCGGCGGCTCTACTCCAACGCGGGCTTCGAGGTGCTCGGCGACCACATCGCCAAGGCCACCGACATCCCGTTCCCCGAGTATGTGCGCCAGGCGGTCCTGGAGCCGCTGGGCATGGCATCGACGACGATGGACGGCTCGCCCGCCCGGGACGGCGTCTCGACCGTCGACGACCTGCTGCGGTTCGCGGCGGAGGTGCAGGCCCCGCGGCTGCTCGATCCGCGTACGGTGCTGGCCGCGCAGACCGTCGTACACCCCGGCCTGAAGGGCGTCCTGCCGGGCTACGGCCATCAGAACCCCAACGACTGGGGGCTCGGCTTCGAGATCAGGGACCACAAGTCGCCGCACTGGACGGGCAGTTCCTCGTCACCCGCGACCTTCGGGCATTTCGGGCAGTCGGGAACGTTCCTGTGGATCGACCCGGCCGCGGGCGCGGCGTGCATCGCCCTGACCGACCGGGCCTTCGGCCCGTGGGCGACCGAGGTCTGGCCGCCGCTCACGGACGCGGTGCTCGCGGAGCTCGTACGTTCAGCGGGGTAG
- a CDS encoding MerR family transcriptional regulator gives MTVMESTTATTDACASAPRAHPRPEGQDRYTISEVAAFTGLTAHTLRWYERIGLMPHVDRSHTGQRRFTNRDLDWLAFVGKLRLTGMPVAHMVRYAELLREGEHTFEERQELLEATRRDVKTRIAELQDTLAVLDYKIDFYAGARRASERP, from the coding sequence ATGACGGTGATGGAGAGCACTACCGCGACGACCGACGCCTGTGCATCCGCTCCACGGGCGCATCCACGCCCCGAGGGCCAGGACCGCTACACCATCAGCGAGGTCGCGGCCTTCACCGGGCTCACCGCGCACACCCTGCGCTGGTACGAGCGGATCGGCCTGATGCCGCACGTCGACCGGTCGCACACCGGCCAGCGCCGGTTCACCAATCGCGATCTGGACTGGCTGGCCTTCGTGGGCAAGCTGCGGCTGACCGGGATGCCGGTCGCCCACATGGTCCGGTACGCGGAGCTGCTGCGGGAGGGCGAGCACACCTTCGAGGAGCGGCAGGAGCTGCTGGAGGCGACCCGCCGCGATGTGAAGACGCGGATCGCGGAGCTCCAGGACACCCTCGCCGTCCTCGATTACAAGATCGACTTTTATGCGGGCGCCCGGCGGGCGTCGGAAAGGCCTTGA
- a CDS encoding aldo/keto reductase: MTDNKIATVELGNGGPQVGVQGLGCMGMSEFYGDTDEAAARDTLEAALEAGVTLFDTADIYGSGANETFLAPFVGAHRDEITLATKFAIERKDDDPQYRAVRNDPAYIRQAVEDSLRRLNTDVIDLYYMHRRDPSVPLAESVGAMAELVQQGKVKQLGLSEVTGAELREAYAVHPIAALQSEWSLFSRDVERSAVSAAVELGVTFVPYSPLGRGFLTGAFADAAKDLSKGDFRQYQPRFTGENAKTNAALLEPVHKIAAAHGATAAQVALAWVQQRAEVHGLTVVPIPGTRKRSRLLENVGATRLTLTPEELAVLEPIAGQVAGDRYPDMSSTSAARE, translated from the coding sequence ATGACCGACAACAAGATCGCAACTGTGGAGCTCGGCAACGGCGGCCCGCAGGTGGGCGTGCAGGGACTCGGCTGCATGGGTATGAGCGAGTTCTACGGGGACACCGACGAAGCCGCCGCCCGGGACACCCTGGAGGCCGCACTGGAGGCGGGCGTCACGCTCTTCGACACCGCGGACATCTACGGCAGCGGTGCCAACGAGACGTTCCTCGCCCCGTTCGTGGGGGCGCACCGGGACGAGATCACGCTCGCCACGAAGTTCGCCATAGAGCGCAAGGACGACGACCCGCAGTACCGGGCGGTGCGCAACGACCCCGCGTACATCCGCCAGGCCGTCGAGGACAGCCTGCGCCGACTGAACACCGACGTCATCGACCTGTACTACATGCACCGTCGCGACCCCTCCGTGCCGCTGGCCGAGTCCGTCGGCGCGATGGCCGAGCTCGTGCAGCAGGGCAAGGTCAAGCAGCTCGGGCTGAGCGAGGTGACCGGCGCGGAGCTGCGCGAGGCGTACGCGGTGCACCCGATCGCCGCCCTGCAGTCGGAGTGGTCGCTCTTCAGCCGGGACGTCGAGCGCAGCGCCGTGTCCGCGGCGGTCGAACTCGGGGTCACCTTCGTGCCCTACTCGCCGCTCGGCCGCGGTTTCCTGACCGGGGCGTTCGCCGACGCCGCCAAGGACCTGTCCAAGGGCGACTTCCGTCAGTACCAGCCCCGCTTCACCGGCGAGAACGCGAAGACGAACGCCGCGCTCCTGGAACCGGTCCACAAGATCGCGGCGGCGCACGGGGCGACGGCCGCGCAGGTGGCGCTCGCCTGGGTGCAGCAGCGCGCCGAGGTGCACGGTCTGACCGTGGTTCCGATCCCCGGCACGCGCAAGCGCAGCCGGCTGCTGGAGAACGTCGGGGCGACCCGGCTCACCCTCACGCCGGAGGAGCTGGCCGTGCTGGAGCCGATCGCCGGCCAGGTGGCGGGCGACCGCTACCCGGACATGAGCTCGACGTCGGCGGCGCGCGAGTAG
- a CDS encoding DUF4429 domain-containing protein — MGDVLAGIHATWEFDTDSVLIRFERGIRTPKLFQSLRERRIPHAALSSVTLTPGKRGTVVLHAVPRPGADPLLEAAAGQLKDGSDPYRLVLPAERETLAEYYADELRALLGPDAAEPAERFLVAAPEAPMHFKAYDGRASFDGDRISFRWFWTGASTAKWKAGDQTFPVSELSGVEWRSPEAFDGYLRLVPRGARSTDTGAGTGLSPVTGNGAAVLRTDTAPAGPQPSAPRPTQADQDPAAVIFGLGYGPVHESLPFAAAVLESVRRKQSTPVAVPTSAVRRDPADIAERIRHLGELHQAGLVTDDEFSAKKAQLLSEL, encoded by the coding sequence ATGGGTGATGTGCTGGCCGGAATTCATGCCACCTGGGAGTTCGACACCGACTCCGTGCTCATCCGCTTCGAACGGGGAATCCGCACGCCGAAGCTCTTCCAGAGCCTGCGTGAACGCCGCATTCCGCACGCGGCGTTGTCGTCGGTGACACTGACCCCGGGCAAGCGAGGCACGGTGGTTCTGCATGCGGTGCCGAGACCCGGTGCCGATCCACTGCTGGAGGCCGCGGCCGGGCAGCTGAAGGACGGCAGCGATCCGTACCGGCTGGTGCTGCCCGCAGAACGCGAGACACTCGCCGAGTACTACGCGGACGAGCTGCGCGCGCTGCTCGGCCCGGACGCGGCGGAGCCCGCCGAAAGGTTCCTGGTCGCGGCCCCCGAGGCGCCGATGCACTTCAAGGCGTACGACGGCAGGGCCAGCTTCGACGGGGACCGGATCTCCTTCCGGTGGTTCTGGACGGGTGCCTCCACGGCGAAGTGGAAGGCGGGCGACCAGACGTTCCCGGTCAGCGAGCTGAGCGGGGTCGAGTGGCGCTCGCCGGAGGCCTTCGACGGCTATCTGCGACTGGTGCCACGAGGCGCTCGGAGCACGGACACCGGGGCGGGCACGGGCCTGTCTCCCGTTACGGGCAACGGTGCGGCGGTGCTCCGTACGGACACCGCGCCGGCCGGTCCGCAGCCATCGGCCCCACGGCCCACCCAGGCCGATCAGGACCCGGCCGCGGTGATCTTCGGGCTCGGCTACGGCCCGGTGCACGAGTCGCTGCCGTTCGCCGCCGCCGTACTGGAGTCCGTGCGCAGGAAACAGTCCACGCCCGTCGCCGTGCCGACGAGTGCGGTGCGGCGCGATCCGGCGGACATCGCCGAGCGGATCCGGCACCTCGGGGAGCTGCACCAGGCGGGTCTGGTGACGGACGACGAGTTCAGTGCCAAGAAGGCCCAGCTGCTCTCAGAGCTGTAG